The proteins below are encoded in one region of Scomber japonicus isolate fScoJap1 chromosome 2, fScoJap1.pri, whole genome shotgun sequence:
- the LOC128365075 gene encoding LOW QUALITY PROTEIN: growth factor receptor-bound protein 2-like (The sequence of the model RefSeq protein was modified relative to this genomic sequence to represent the inferred CDS: inserted 1 base in 1 codon): protein MESTAKYDYEAAADGELSFRRGQCLKVLQTNGNWYKAELNEFEGYVPKNFIDMELPSWYQEDISRSEAEKKLMSQYTGAFLIRASQQQGRGNFSISVRCVQDVQHFKVKRDSRWQYYLWSKKFPSLNQLVEYYRKNSINKQEPVYLRDTLEPRQQQRRGSNIVLPSPKPARRSDPSPAPRPDPSPVKSPVLSPAHKLAPRPDLSPAPSPAPRPDPSPVLSPVLSPARKLAPRPDPSPAPKPDSSPVRKPVRKNAPKSEPSPDPRPDPRPSPRPAPRSTRSPAPRPDASPICGPALSPAPSPDPSPDPAPRPVPAPRQHKAFMPQVKALYDFQAVEKDELDFTAGDVIKVLECSHDNWWKGQLXGKTGLFPSNYTKPI, encoded by the exons ATGGAGTCTACAGCCAAGTACGACTATGAAGCTGCAGCTGATGGTGAACTCAGCTTCAGAAGGGGACAGTGTTTGAAG GTCCTGCAGACTAATGGGAATTGGTACAAAGCAGAACTCAATGAATTTGAAGGCTACGTACCCAAAAACTTCATCGACATGGAGCTGCCCAG CTGGTATCAAGAGGACATTAGTCGCAGTGAAGCTGAGAAGAAGCTTATGTCACAGTATACGGGGGCCTTTCTCATACGAGCCAGCCAACAACAAGGCCGCGGGAActtctccatctctgtcaggtgcgttca AGATGTTCAGCACTTCAAGGTGAAGCGGGACAGCAGATGGCAGTACTACCTCTGGTCTAAAAAGTTCCCCTCCCTCAACCAGCTGGTGGAATACTACAGAAAAAACTCCATCAACAAACAGGAACCAGTATACCTACGAGACACACTGGAACCACGGCAACAG CAAAGACGGGGCTCAAATATTGTACTGCCTTCCCCCAAACCTGCCCGGAGGTCTGACCCCAGTCCTGCCCCTAGGCCTGACCCCAGTCCTGTTAAAAGTCCTGTCCTCAGTCCTGCCCACAAGCTTGCCCCTAGGCCTGACCTCAGTCCTGCCCCTAGTCCTGCCCCGAGGCCTGACCCCAGTCCTGTTCTCAGTCCTGTCCTCAGTCCTGCCCGCAAGCTTGCCCCAAGGCCTGACCCCAGTCCTGCCCCAAAGCCTGATTCCAGTCCTGTTCGCAAACCTGTCCGTAAGAATGCTCCAAAGTCTGAACCCAGTCCTGACCCTAGGCCTGATCCCAGACCTTCCCCCAGACCTGCCCCCAGATCTACCCGAAGTCCTGCCCCCAGGCCTGACGCCAGTCCTATTTGCGGTCCTGCCCTCAGTCCTGCCCCAAGTCCTGACCCTAGTCCTGACCCTGCTCCTCGACCTGTACCTGCACCACGACAG CACAAAGCCTTCATGCCGCAGGTCAAAGCTCTGTACGACTTCCAAGCCGTGGAGAAAGACGAGCTGGACTTCACCGCCGGCGACGTCATCAAGGTCCTGGAGTGCTCGCATGACAACTGGTGGAAAGGCCAGC AGGGTAAAACCGGCCTGTTCCCCTCCAACTACACAAAACCCATCTAA